Below is a window of Halolamina sp. CBA1230 DNA.
AATACGCATGACTGCGGTACTCCTCCACCCCTAACCCCTACATTTATGACAGTACGAGACAATTATCAAAGTATGGGTGAGGAAGCCACGAAGACGATTCAGACGCGCCTTCACGTAGCGTCTGGTGAACGGTCGTGGCTTCACGATGCCCGCCTCGCCTCACGCGAGATCTTCAACGACAGCATCCGACTCAAACAACAAGGGGACAATCGCACCGAGATACAGCGGGAGGTTGACCGCGACGACTTCTTGCGAAACAACAAGTGTGCGGTCGTCGGCAAAGCCCTCCAAACGTGGGACTCCTACCAATCGCTCAAAGAGTGGTGGGAGAATCAAGACGACCCTGATGGCGGCAAACCGACGCCGCCGAGTACGGACAAATCTGGTGCGTACCCGCTCGTGATGGCGCACACGGAAGGCTACCGCCTCACCGTGGACGACGACACGAGCCGCGTCCAGTTCCGCATCAGCCCGAAACCATACAAGAAGGTGAAGGGCCACCTGCGCGGCGAACCGGACGCAATGGGCGTGCTTCGAGACGCTATCACGTCGGATGAGGTGGATGTGGGGCAGGCCGAACTCCTGTACCGCGATGGCGTGTACTACCTACACGTCACGGTCACACGCGAGTTCGACGTGCCCGAACCTGATACCGCCGATACTGTGGTCGGCGTGGACATCAACGAGCGTAACGTCGCTCTCACTGCCCTTGACCGTGAGACGATGCGGACGAAGGGTACGCTCGTCCTCGACTACGGACGAGTGATACAGGAACGCCAACGCTACCACACCATTACCACTCGCTGTCAGGAACACGGCAAGACGAGCATCCACCGGAAGCTCGGTGACAAGGAGGAACGGTTCACCGAGTGGGTACTCCATCGACTCTCCCGTGCTGTCGTGGAGTTCGCAGACCAGTTCTCGAACCCGGTTATCGTATTCGAGGATATGACCGGTATCCGCGACGAAATCAAGTACGGGTCGTATATGAACCGCCGATTGCACAAACTCCCGTTCCACAAGTTCGAGAAATTCGTATCGTACAAGGCGACGTGGCGGGAGATTCCGACGGATACGGTGGACGCTTACTACAACTCGAAGACGTGTTCGTGCTGTGGCGAGCGTGGGTATCGGCAGGGACGGCGGTTCCGGTGTACGAACGACGAGTGTGACGTGGCGCAAGACCACGCCGACCGGAACGCGTCGGTGAACATCGCGTGGCGCGAGACGGCGAAACTCGACGGTAACGAATCGAATTACCGGACTCACAAAACCCAACCGCAGGTTCGGTTGGTGCGTCTGTCCGGGTCGGGGCGTGTAAGCCGCCCAACCTCATCCCGTTCCCTCGCGGAACAGGGAGTGCTAGCGCACGGCTGAGGGAACTACAAAAGCCTCGGGCGCGGTGGCCCGAGGCTGTTTACACGTTCCCGGTTCGGTGAGGTCAGATGAACTCCCGGACCTCCGAGTACCACATGTCGTGGTGGTCGACCGCGCCGACGCGTTCGGCGATGTCGACCGCGAGCACGTGCCAGCAGCGCTCGCCCGCCTCGCTGTCGATGTTGTACGCCGAGTCCGCGCAGGTACAGCCCCCGTCCTCGACCACGTACTCGTCCTCGTGGCCGACGACGACGGTGAAGTCGCGGTACTCCTTCACTCGCCCCTCCGACACCGCCTCGATGGCTCTGGAGCCGCGATCGCCGTGGGCGTCGAGGATGGCGCCGGCTACCTCGGGGGTGAGCTCCCCCGCCGCCGCGAGCCGTTCGCGCCAATCCTCTTCGGACACGACCCGGATTCAGGAGGCACGGGCCAAAACGCCACCGACTGGCGGCGTCGCTGGGCAAGGACGACGCCACCGGTTTCGCCAGCCCCGACGCCGCCCACCGAGTGACCGCTTCCGTCACTGTCAAACCGTGCCCGCGAGAGCTTCGATCATGGACTGGCCCCGCGTCCGCGCGGTCTGGAAGCGGGTCATCTCGCTCGCCTGGCCGGTGATGGCCGAGCAGACGTTCCGGACGCTGATGCGGACCGTCGACATCGTCATCACCGCGACGTTCAACCCCGCGAGCGTGGTGGCGATCGGGTTGGCAGACCTCTACGCGCGGCTGCCGCTCCGGATCGGGCTCGGCCTCGGCGGCGGCACCATCGCGCTCTCCTCGCAGGACAGCGGCGCGGCCGCCGACGCCAACCGCGACGAGGCGATCACGCAGGGGATCCTGCTCGGCGCGCTGCTAGGGATCCCGTTCGTGCTCTTTGGGTTCTTCCTGAGCGAGTCCGCGATCCGCGTGTTCGGCGCCGGACAGAACGTCGAGAACCTCGGCCGCGTGGTGCGACTGGGGTCGACGTACCTCGCGATCATCTTCGCCACCGCGCCCGCTCGCCACGTCGCGCTCATCGCCGCCCGCGCACTCCAGGGCACCGGTGACACCCGGACGCCAATGTACGTCAACGTCGTCGCCAACGCGATGAACATCCTCGGCAGCCTCGCGCTGGGGCTGGGGTTCGCGCCGCTGGGGATCCCGCGGCTCAAGATCGTCGGCGTCGGGCTGGCGACGGCGGGCGCGAACGTGTTCACCGCGGCGATGCTCTGTCTCGCCATCTGGACCGACTGGTCGGACGCCTCGTTCTCGTTGCCGAAAGACTGGATCATCGCCAAACAGCTCGTGGTCGTCAGTACGCCGAAGGTCGCCGAGGGGTTCGCCTCGACGGCCGCGGAGTTCCCGTTCAACGCGATCCTGCTCGGCTTCGGCCAGCCGGTCAACGCCGGCTTCCAGATCGGCCGCCGGATGTACCAGCAGGTGACCGGCCCGCTCTCGCGGGGGTACAACGTCGCCGCCAGCGTCGTCGTCGGCCAGCGACTGGGGGAGGGCGACGCCGACGGCGCGCGCTTCGAGGGCTGGGCGGTCGCCGGGCTCGGCCTGCTCACTGTCGGTGGCGTCGGCGTCGGTCTCGTGTTCGTCGCCGACGCGTTCGTCTCGCTGTTCACGAGCAACCCCGCAACCGTCGGCTACGCCGTCGCGTTCGCGCAGGTGTACGGGGTCTGTGGCGCCGCGCTGGTGGTGTTCTCGGTGCTCTCGGGCGGGCTCCAGGGCGCCAGCGAGACGCGCATCCCGCTGGTCGCCCGCACCAGCGGCGTGTTCGGCCTCCAACTGGGGCTCACTTACCTGCTGGGCGTCGTGCTCGGCTGGGGGGCGACGGGCGCCTACGTCGGCATCGCCGCCACGTACGTCTGGATGGCGCTGATCGTCGCTGCCGGCTTCCACTTCACGGGGTGGGCGGGCCGCGCTGCCGAGATGATGGAGGAGCGTGGGTCGGACGCCTCGACGTGGTGAGAAACGGGAAACGGCGGGCTACCCGTACCGCTCGTCGGTGGCCCGACGGCGACGGGATCAG
It encodes the following:
- a CDS encoding RNA-guided endonuclease TnpB family protein, encoding MGEEATKTIQTRLHVASGERSWLHDARLASREIFNDSIRLKQQGDNRTEIQREVDRDDFLRNNKCAVVGKALQTWDSYQSLKEWWENQDDPDGGKPTPPSTDKSGAYPLVMAHTEGYRLTVDDDTSRVQFRISPKPYKKVKGHLRGEPDAMGVLRDAITSDEVDVGQAELLYRDGVYYLHVTVTREFDVPEPDTADTVVGVDINERNVALTALDRETMRTKGTLVLDYGRVIQERQRYHTITTRCQEHGKTSIHRKLGDKEERFTEWVLHRLSRAVVEFADQFSNPVIVFEDMTGIRDEIKYGSYMNRRLHKLPFHKFEKFVSYKATWREIPTDTVDAYYNSKTCSCCGERGYRQGRRFRCTNDECDVAQDHADRNASVNIAWRETAKLDGNESNYRTHKTQPQVRLVRLSGSGRVSRPTSSRSLAEQGVLAHG
- a CDS encoding MATE family efflux transporter translates to MDWPRVRAVWKRVISLAWPVMAEQTFRTLMRTVDIVITATFNPASVVAIGLADLYARLPLRIGLGLGGGTIALSSQDSGAAADANRDEAITQGILLGALLGIPFVLFGFFLSESAIRVFGAGQNVENLGRVVRLGSTYLAIIFATAPARHVALIAARALQGTGDTRTPMYVNVVANAMNILGSLALGLGFAPLGIPRLKIVGVGLATAGANVFTAAMLCLAIWTDWSDASFSLPKDWIIAKQLVVVSTPKVAEGFASTAAEFPFNAILLGFGQPVNAGFQIGRRMYQQVTGPLSRGYNVAASVVVGQRLGEGDADGARFEGWAVAGLGLLTVGGVGVGLVFVADAFVSLFTSNPATVGYAVAFAQVYGVCGAALVVFSVLSGGLQGASETRIPLVARTSGVFGLQLGLTYLLGVVLGWGATGAYVGIAATYVWMALIVAAGFHFTGWAGRAAEMMEERGSDASTW